From Salarias fasciatus chromosome 8, fSalaFa1.1, whole genome shotgun sequence:
CATCTTTCACCCGGCGCTTCGTGAGCGAGGCCAGAAGtttccagcccccccccccccgccggtcCAGCTGTTCAGGAAAGCCTCAATCCTCCTTCCAAGGTCAAGTTTCCCCGAGACACCGCGGTACAATACCTCCATCAGCCCACCGTCACACaatagccccccccccccccccccccccccccccccatacctCCACCTTCCTGCCAACACTTTGATGCTATCATCTTCCTGCTCAGCAGATGGTTTTCCAAGACCGGGGAGAGTCGTCCCTCCTGAGCTATGAGCTGATCCAGAACAGCATGCCCGCTTTCCACACCTCACCcccgtcccctccgtccccccgtccccccgtccctccagATCCTTTGTCCTCACtccgctcacttcctgttttcaccatAAGTCAGCGTAAGGCGAGAGGAAAGGACAATAGGAACAACGAGTCGTTGATGCAGACATGGAGGAGCCCCTCTGGATGAAGACTTGCCGTGATGGAAAGaggaagaccccccccccccccccccccccccccatcccctcaTTAACAGGCTGGATCATTGTGTTTACGAGGTGACGGGAGCTCAGAGGAGAAAGGAAGGAGAGGCTCCCTCTTCAGGAATGCAAAGAGGGAAAGGCGAGAGGAGAGGCTGGGCGTGAGTGgaagagagggatggagggagggatggagggagggagggagggagggagggagggagggagggaggggtcaaACATGAGGTACCACTGTGCAGGAATGCTCTGGGAGGGCAGGTCGGGGTCATCCGGGGTCAGCTCACACTGACGGACTGCAGCTCAGCACAACTCGAGACGATTCAGCCCGAAAACGCTGCAGTGGAGAAGAACTGCAGCAGTTCAGAGAGCCAGAACCCGGCCCTGCAGGGACAGGgtctccagaccaggacccagaccaggaccccgACCAGGACCCCGACCAGGACCCAGAGGAGGTCCTACCTGGATCAGGGCATGTTTGGACCacgtgtttcaagtgaaaaattttgtctgtttccacgacaacggtaTTGGACGCCACTGGCAATgctatattttgaaaattggtGAAACTTTTTCAAGAAGCTCCGAGGCGGGAGGCCACGGTCTCTCCTGGTTTTCAGCGCCTCTGCTGACTCTGTGGAGACGAACACCGTTCtcaaaatgctgctgtgtaaacGTGAACCAAAGACAATACTTGTACTTTTATAGTTAAAACTATGTCGTCTAAACAGGGCTTCATGGCCACGTCATTAAATGAGTAAAAGCCGTCTTCTTGGTGGTTTGTTGGCTGTTCTGCTTCAGTAAGAGTCGGATACATGGAGTAGGATGGAGGATGGCCTCAGCATGAAGCCGTTTGACTCTTCTGTGCGTCATGTCGGACTGCTGTCTGTCTTTATGTGTCCATTCTGGAACATTTCCAGGTCGTTTAAGACCCAGAATAACTGTGAAGTGAACGACCGGCAGCTGTTTCTGTGTCTTCAGACCAGAGTGAGGTGTGGTTCTCTACAGAACCTGCTGTTTGGAGACAGAACCTGCAGCGGAGACGAGTTCATGCAGTCGTTCTCAGACCTCTCCGAACCAGGAGCTCCACAGAAGACGCTCACAGTGTCTCCTCCTCATGAGAGGACGGACCTGCAGACAGCCGAGAACTCTTCTAGTCCGGATTTCACAGAAACACCAGACACTGCCTCCTGCAACCCCTCAGCCTACCACCAGGGGGCGGTGAACACACTTTGGGGAATTGACAAGTGAATTTTCAGGAGAAAGTCcagttttcagagcagctgcagttctTCCCAGCACACCAGCAGTTTCTGAGAAACTATTTCAAGCCtgtggatctggatctggatctggatctggatctggatgaGGCTCCactcttttattattattattattcagtcAGCCTAAACGATATTCTTAAAATATAGTCCCACATCATTTccacctggacctggttccCCTGGACCCGGTTCACCTTCTTAGCATGTCAAGTACCGTTTCTGCTCTGCCTGAAGTTCCAGACACGTTCGATCCCTCTGTCCTGAAgtctgacgtgtgtgtgtgtgtgtgtgtgtgtgtgtgtgtgtgtgtgtgtgtgtgtgtgtgtgtgtgtgtgtactcgtatttctatccttgtcggggccaaatgtccccacaaggataggaaaacctggaacgacgtgccttgtggggacctttttccggtcctaatgaggagaaacagtgttttcttgaccatgttgttgttactgaaaaaagtaaaaggtcaaaaacatttctttagggttaggctgtgttgtggtgtgggttagggttagggtaagggtcagggttaggagttagacatgaatgggagtcaatggacggtccccacaaggatagaaatacgagactgtgtgtgtgtgtgtgtgtgtgtgtgtgtgtgtgtgtgtgtgtgtgtgttcctgaatATGAGATGAGGAGGAATTGTAACGTGTGTCAGCCTGCCGAGAAAAACACGATTAGACTGTAAACTTTGACTCATGTTGATCTAAATGGAAACATTCCAGAGTttactcagtgtgtgtgtgtgtgtgtgtgtgtgtgtgtgtgtgtgtgtgtgtgtgtggctctggGCTGTAATCTGATCTGTTTCCATTACCCCAGAGTTGTGAAGTTGATCACACCTGAGGAACAAAGTGTCTGAATCATGGAAATGAGAGCAGAGCCTTGAAAGCCCAGCAGGACCTCGAGGGCCTCAGATTGAAAGAACCTCTCAGTCCTTTCATTCATCAGTCTCTCAGACTCTCTGACTCACAATCCCTCAATATATCAGTCCCTCAATTCCCCAATCCCTCAGTCCTGCAATCAaccagtccctcagtccctctgtccctctgtccctcagtccctcagtccctcagtccctctgtccctctgtccctcagtccctcagtccctcagtccctcagtccttcagtccctcagtccctctgtccctctgtccctcagtccctcagtccctcaCACCAGGTTTTTTGTGTTCATTCACAGTTGATTCTTTGAGATATATTGAGATATCTGGGTGCTGAGAAGTGTTCTTGTGTTAGTTGGATTATAATCTGGAATGTAATTAATCTCTATATAAAGTCTGCCGCCGTCGGTTTTTGCAGTCGGTCTTGTTTCCTAATCTGAACTCGTCTCGTCAGCAGAGGAATTAGGACCTTTGTCTTAGTTCAGACATTGATCTGTTTTTCTCAATGAGAGCCGACAGTTCAGAGAGGGGTCTGAGATGATTCTGAGGTTGAGGTCAGATCAGTGTTCTAGATCTCTGGTTCCACTGTTCTGGTTCTTCAGATGTTCactcatcaaaatgtgttttcacagaatAAGTCCCAGTTTTTAAGCGACAGCTGTTTCTCCGTCACGACTCTGAGGCgtgctcctcctcgtcctcggcgtcGGTACTGACCTTCATGTTTCTTTCGTCCACAGGATGAAGTGAAGCTTCCCTCGAAGCTCAGCGTCTCCAAGTCCATGAAGGTGTCCGAGTCGGTGTCCGGGAGCCGAGGAGGGagtctgctggagctgaaggaggcggCCGAGGAGGgcggggaggacggggaggccGAGAAGGTGGACAGACCCCAGGTGGACCTCTCATCGGACGAGGAGGGCCTGGAGATCgaggaggtcctggaggagacCCGGGCGGAACGCATCAAGCGCAGCAGCCTGCAGCGAGTCCAGAACCTGAAGACCGTCTTCTCCAAGGAGAAGATGGACAAGACCAGAGCCAAGACCAAAGAGAACCTGGAGAAGACCAGACAGAAAACCAAGGAGAACATCGAGAAGACCAAGCAGAAGACTAAAGAGAACCTGGAGAAGACCCGGCAAAAAACCAAGGAGAACCTCGAGAAGACCAAGCAGAAGACCAAAGAGAACCTGGAGAAGACCCGCCACAACATCGAGAAGAAGATGGGGAAGCTGGGAACTCGCATGAGCGTCAACGccgagaagaagcagaagatgaAGACCTCCGGCGACAGGGTGAAGAAGGCCTTCACACCGGACCACGTGGTCTACGCCCGCTCCAAGACCGCCGTCTACACTGTGCCCCCCTTCACCTTCAAGGTCAAGAAGATCCGCGAGGGGGCCGTGGAGGTGGTGCAGGGCACCGAGATGGTGGAGGTGTCGCCGGACGCCggggtggaggcggagctggaggagggggcggaggaggtggagatggagatgatgaACGGAggcggggaggaagaggaggaagaggaggaggaggaggaggacagccacgaggcgctgcaggaggacggagacagagacagagacagcgaCTGAGCCagaccccgcccccgcccccgccctcaGCTGTCcctccttcaatccagcaggAGAGGCTAGAAGAGCCCGGATGTTGAGGACCACTTCCTGAAaccatccctccctcctcccggtTCAGACGGACCGGGTCTCAtcacaggctgctccacccagcagaacccaaccaacactgactgcaccATCTGGAGacaacaccacagaagaagaaccaggcCGGGAGGACTCCCCAGAACAGCAGCAGACCGTCGCAGTACCCGATGAGGTCTGTCCTCTGATCCACCTCAGCAAAGCCCTGGTTCTGAAACCTGACTGTGGGTTTGTTTCCATCTGGTCGGACCGTCACATCCTGAGTCAGGTTCAACTCAGAAAACTCACTGAAGAcccaccagaaccaccagaaccgccagaaccaccagaaccaccagaaccaccagaaccgccagaaccaccagaaccgCCAGAACCACAAAGCTAGGTCTTCTTTACAGCAATCAGCCACATCAGGAGACCTGAATGACCCCTGACCTCCGGTAGCCATCTGTTAGCTAACACGCCTTCATGAAGACGCCACACCCTACATGCTAACCATGCTAACACGCTACAGAAGGCAAGGCCTCGTATCCACGACAACGTTTCGAGTGAGAACATgtcgctgttgtttttttgattgaaaagtTTCCCGTTTGCACTACAGCAGCGTGAAAACGTTAGCGTGACGTTAGCATGACGTTAGCGTGACGTTAGCGTGACGTTAGCGTGACGTTAGCGTGACGTTAGCGAGTTGGGCCGTATGTTCGACACCCCTGCTCGTTAGCACTGAGCTGTGAAGAGAGAAGAAACGTTCTAGAAGAAACGTTGAGGAGAACTGATGCTCTGTGTGAGAGGAAGCAGGCAGGTCGGGGGCTGAAGCCTTTTGGTTCGGGGGGAGGACAAGAGAGGATGttctagaccaggggtgtcaaacataaggcctgtgggccaaaactggacTGCAAGATACTCTAATCTGCccaaaacaccaagaaaatgaTAAAACCttcaattaaaatatatatatttttaatttctttcttcaGAGCTGGCAAGCTGCCCGCTTACCGTCAAActagcctcagagccatgctgtcaaaaatacccagaatgcaacagcgaGAGAGGTTTAGATCACATTGGCCTGGATTGGTCATAATTTAAACAGGCTTTTTGCTGAgactggagtcattttctgTAAAATTGATTTGGTTTAGTGTGAATATCGACATTTCCATCATATATTCTCTGCTCCAGAAGAGAAACGCTTTAAAGTTTAACTTCAGAGGTTAATCTGCTGCACTCAGGATGGAACTGGACTAAACATTCAGTGGGATTGAAGAGATGGAAACGACCTCTCAgctggttttatttctgttatttgaaGACTTCCTGTGATGATTTTCCCGTCTCCGATAAGAAACCTGATTTCTGAATCCTCTGCGTTCTTCTTCCAGCTTCGTGTTGTAGAACGGTCACGTTCCCCGCCTCCGCTCCGCGCTCTAGAAGTACTGAAGTGTTATCTCGCTTTACTGACACCATGTAGAAGCACCGCCGCCCCGTCCTCAGAATTAACCAGTGTTTGTGTATGATTTTGTACGTGAGCCCGCTGTATTCCTCACTCGCTGTTTTCCTGTTGCTAAATGATGATCGGTGGCCGTGaaggcgacctctgacctcctccacacaTTCATCAGTCCAGTATGAGAGAGGAGAATGTTAGacagcaggtcaaaggtcatcagaGGACCTGCTGGTTCTGTACATAATGTGAAGCGTCCTGATGTCCTGCCCGGGTCCCTCGTGAGACGGGCTCCACGCCGCCGTGCGTCCCTCGTGAGACGGGCTCCACGCCGCCGTGCGTCCCTCGTGAGACGTGCTccacgccgccgctctgctctgtAGCTGAATCCTGTATCGTTTGGCTTCATGTTGCTTTAAACCACTAATGAATAAAAGCTCCTCGGTTCACAGCTTCTGTCTCCTTCCTCTGTGAGAGTCTGACCGATTCACAAACATGTTCCACAGTCCAGCAGGTTCCACAGTCCAGCAGGTTCTAGGaggttctacagtccagcaggttccacagtccagcaggttctacagtccagcaggttccacagtccagcaggttctaggaggttctacagtccagcaggttccacagtccagcaggttctaggaagttctacagtccagcaggttctacagtccagcaggttctaggaggttctacagtccagcaggttctacagtccagcatcCAACAGAACTCCTGGTCCTCAGAGTGGAGGTTCCCCGGTTCTCTGTTCCACCTCCTGAGGGAGCAGAACGCAGCTTCTGAAGTTTCACGTTCTGAAAGAACATGTTTTAAACCACTGAAGAAGTTTCATTGGAACTCAGAACAGAGACGTTTCCCTGTTTTAAACCTGGTTCTAGTGGTTTAATCCTTTTCCAGAAATTCTCTGATGTTCTAGAACAAAACAGAGCAACATTACTGAGCTGCTGATGGTTCCAGTCACGACTTTAAGTATCCAGGCTGGAAGCAGAACCGGCCTGAGATCTCTGGCGCCATCATGAGGAGGATAAGAGACGTTCTCCATCCTCTGACCCCACCTGGAGAAacaaagtctcctctgagtccgGTTCTGTGggttcctcctccttcttcacaTCATTCATTCTGATACATTTTGAGCtttcaggtattttattttctctttagtttgttttttgggtttaaattgtaaaaattgcagcttttatttttcccagaggaggctccacctccattgtcgaagcagctgctcggagctgtggtcgtaaggtctccggtgcctgtcgtggcggcaacccccgaacccggtggtggacaccggaagtaagggctgccgtcaagctgaagaaggagtcctatcgagccttgctggctcatgggactcccgaagcagctgacgggtaccggcaggccaagcgaactgcagcccgagcagttgtggaggcaaaaactcgggtctgggaggagttcaggaggtcatggaggaggactgtcggtcggcctcgaagaaattctggcaaaccgtccggcgcctcaggaggggaaagcaggtctccgccaacactgtttacagtggaggtggggagctgctgacctcaactggggatattgttggacggtggaaggaatacttcgaggacctcctcaatcccatcgccacgtcttccgtggaggaagcagaggctgaggtctcagaggtggactcgtccatcacccaagctgaagtcactgaggtggttggcaagctcctcggtggcaaggcaccgggggtggacgagattcagggactgtcttggttgacacgtctctgcaacatcgcgtggcggtcggggacggtgcctctggattggcagaccggggtggtggtccccctgtttaaaaagggggaccggagggtgtgctccaaatatagggggattacactcctcagcctccccgggaaagtctattccagggtactggagaggaggatccgaccaatagtcgaacctcggatccaggaggaacaatgcggttttcgtcctggtcgtggaacagtggaccagctctataccctccatagggtgctcgagggttcgtgggagtttgcccaaccagtccacatgtgttttgtggacttggagaaggcattcgaccgtgtccctcgtggtgtcttgtggggggtgctccgggaatatggagtccggggccccttgttaagggccgtccggtctttgtatgaccggagtaggagtctggtccgcattgccggcagtaagtcggacctgttcccggtgcatgttggactccggcagggctgccctttgtcaccggttctgttcataatcttcatggacagaatttctaggtgcagccaggggccggagggggtccggttcggggaccaggggccggagggggtccggttcggggactaggggccggagggggtccggttcgggaaccacaggatttcatctctgctttttgcagatgatgttgtcctgttggcttcatcgaacccggacctacagcatgcactggggcggttcgcagccgagtgtgaagcggcagggatgaggatcagcacctccaaatccgaggccatggtcctcgaccggaggaaggtggcttgccctctccaggtcggtggagagactgtggcccaagtggaggagttcaagtatcttggggtcttgttcacgagtgg
This genomic window contains:
- the LOC115392890 gene encoding caveolae-associated protein 1-like, which gives rise to MAAMEALESSSGLMEPHTLTEISDDEVNLPPSDDEDDAKREAAAAGAEGDAAEEKAEEDKGDPQANGVMVLSLLDKIIGAVDQIQQTQSGLEARQQEMERSVAGIQGELTKLAKSHSTTSNSVNKMMEKVRKVSVNVKTVRATLEKQGGQIKKLESNEAELLKRRNFKVMIYQDEVKLPSKLSVSKSMKVSESVSGSRGGSLLELKEAAEEGGEDGEAEKVDRPQVDLSSDEEGLEIEEVLEETRAERIKRSSLQRVQNLKTVFSKEKMDKTRAKTKENLEKTRQKTKENIEKTKQKTKENLEKTRQKTKENLEKTKQKTKENLEKTRHNIEKKMGKLGTRMSVNAEKKQKMKTSGDRVKKAFTPDHVVYARSKTAVYTVPPFTFKVKKIREGAVEVVQGTEMVEVSPDAGVEAELEEGAEEVEMEMMNGGGEEEEEEEEEEEDSHEALQEDGDRDRDSD